A single genomic interval of Nocardioides nitrophenolicus harbors:
- a CDS encoding sensor histidine kinase produces MEAGHPLTRTLELLAEGVIEFAGFRVAAVSLVADGVLHTVAVVGDDDAAAQLVDQRTPVALLERELAPAEQWGALRFLPADRSGGHLAGHLWTSGAPPLAGADAWDPRDLICGLLRDSAGRLRGVLWVDLPTNGRRPDAAQRATLQMYVRLAERALVTALERDDLEVRVEREHAVAEYRRTLIDVLSHELRGTAAAIAHTVDALRAEPELGAAVEAGLDVVHGGAERLRSVVDDMSALAKLGRADVPLRALPADLAALARESIALHSAEAHGRGVAVDLDATGETVVDGDPEDLGRMIDNLVSNAIKYSEPEGRVVVRVAAEPDGVVLSVSDVGIGIDPADREHVFEEFFRSRSLAVRRRPGAGLGLAIAQRVATLHGGVIRVDSTPGAGTTFTVALPRPGVVRSVG; encoded by the coding sequence GCCTGGTGGCCGACGGCGTCCTGCACACCGTGGCCGTGGTCGGCGACGACGACGCCGCCGCCCAGCTGGTCGACCAGCGCACCCCGGTGGCACTCCTCGAGCGCGAGCTGGCGCCCGCCGAGCAGTGGGGTGCGCTGCGGTTCCTGCCCGCCGACCGGTCGGGAGGCCACCTCGCCGGCCACCTGTGGACCTCCGGCGCACCACCGCTGGCCGGTGCCGACGCCTGGGATCCGCGCGACCTCATCTGCGGCCTGCTCCGCGACTCCGCCGGCCGCCTGCGCGGCGTCCTCTGGGTGGACCTCCCGACCAACGGGCGGCGACCCGACGCCGCCCAGCGGGCCACCCTGCAGATGTACGTCCGCCTCGCCGAGCGCGCGCTGGTGACGGCGCTGGAGCGCGACGACCTCGAGGTCCGGGTGGAGCGCGAGCACGCCGTCGCGGAGTACCGCCGGACCCTCATCGACGTGCTCTCCCACGAGCTGCGCGGCACGGCGGCCGCGATCGCGCACACCGTCGACGCGCTGCGGGCCGAGCCGGAGCTCGGTGCCGCGGTCGAGGCCGGGCTGGACGTCGTGCACGGCGGGGCCGAACGGCTGCGCTCGGTCGTCGACGACATGAGCGCGCTCGCCAAGCTGGGCCGGGCCGACGTCCCGCTCCGCGCGCTGCCCGCCGACCTCGCCGCGCTCGCACGGGAGTCGATCGCGCTGCACAGCGCCGAGGCCCACGGCCGCGGGGTCGCCGTCGACCTGGACGCGACCGGTGAGACCGTCGTCGACGGCGATCCGGAGGACCTCGGCCGGATGATCGACAACCTGGTCTCCAACGCGATCAAGTACTCCGAGCCCGAGGGCCGGGTGGTGGTGCGGGTCGCCGCGGAGCCGGACGGCGTCGTGCTCAGCGTGAGCGACGTCGGCATCGGCATCGACCCGGCCGACCGCGAGCACGTCTTCGAGGAGTTCTTCCGGTCCCGGAGCCTCGCCGTACGCCGCCGCCCCGGCGCCGGCCTCGGCCTCGCCATCGCGCAGCGGGTCGCCACCCTCCACGGCGGCGTGATCCGGGTCGACTCCACCCCCGGCGCGGGGACCACCTTCACCGTCGCGCTGCCCCGGCCGGGCGTCGTACGGAGCGTGGGGTGA
- a CDS encoding LuxR C-terminal-related transcriptional regulator, translating into MPGPTRIVLVEDHALFAQSLDFALTREGHDVRVLTPDDYPSPAALLTRVRDLHPRIVLVDLDLGPLGDGRLLIGPLARAGVLVLVLTATTDRARWGECLALGARQVLSKSGTLDSVLGAIRVLLVGGTLLREDERAALVTLARETGQENREIRARFELLTPREATVLGCLMRGQTVHDVATAFVVSESTVRTQVKRVLAKLDVSSQLEAVGLANRVGWHPPAA; encoded by the coding sequence ATGCCCGGCCCGACGAGGATCGTGCTGGTCGAGGACCACGCGCTGTTCGCCCAGTCGCTCGACTTCGCGCTCACCCGGGAGGGGCACGACGTCCGGGTGCTGACGCCCGACGACTACCCCTCGCCGGCGGCGCTGCTCACCCGGGTCCGCGACCTCCACCCGCGCATCGTGCTGGTCGACCTCGACCTCGGGCCGCTCGGCGACGGCCGACTCCTCATCGGCCCGCTGGCACGGGCCGGTGTCCTGGTGCTGGTGCTGACCGCCACCACCGACCGGGCCCGCTGGGGGGAGTGCCTGGCGCTCGGGGCGCGGCAGGTGCTCTCGAAGTCGGGCACCCTCGACAGCGTGCTCGGCGCGATCCGGGTGCTGCTGGTCGGAGGCACCCTGCTCCGCGAGGACGAGCGCGCCGCACTGGTCACCCTGGCCCGCGAGACCGGCCAGGAGAACCGGGAGATCCGGGCCCGGTTCGAGCTGCTGACCCCGCGCGAGGCGACGGTGCTCGGGTGCCTGATGCGCGGGCAGACCGTGCACGACGTCGCGACCGCGTTCGTGGTGTCGGAGAGCACCGTGCGGACCCAGGTGAAGCGGGTGCTGGCCAAGCTGGACGTGTCGTCGCAGCTCGAGGCGGTGGGGTTGGCGAACCGGGTGGGGTGGCATCCGCCTGCTGCATGA
- a CDS encoding glycoside hydrolase family 65 protein — protein sequence MNAPEGPSHKAPPAGDPLDRSRFPVDEWRLVETRFDGSDLGTTESLFTVGNGYLGLRGNYSESRDAHLDGTFINGFHETWPISHAEEAYGFARIGQTIVNVPDPKVIRLYVDDEPLQVSVADLLEYERALDFRTGVLTRDLLWRTPGGKRVRVRSTRMVPLEQRHLAVLTFEVTLLDQRASLAISSQLVNRQDEQRETAPIDQSGGGTADPRRAEDFDRRVLDPRIHEADPETGRLKLGYRTMQSGMTLGVVADHVLETDAPYSLDVHAEDDLAKAIYRIAAEPGVPVRLTKLVSFHTAATVPPRELIDRCERTLARTREEGVAHQFEAQRAWLDAFWARADVAIPDQPALQQAIRWNLFSILQASARAEGQGIAAKGVSGSGYGGHYFWDTEIYVMPFLTYTMPWAARNALRFRYNLLDSARSRARELSQKGALFPWRTISGQEASAYYAAGTAQYHIDADIAYALSQYVGATGDDEFLAREAVDIFVETARLWADLGFWRDESRRTFHIHGVTGPDEYTTVVNDNLYTNVLARFNLRRAARAVWELQRDDPAAYDDLVRRTGLTTDEPDEWAQCADGMSIPFDSFLGIHPQDAHFLEREMWDLENTPLDKRPLLLHYHPLVIYRFQVLKQADVVLALYLQGEDFTAEQKQADFEYYDPITTGDSTLSAVVQSIVAAEVGYHSLALRYFHSALFVDLADRHNNTADGVHVASTGGVWSALVGGFGGFRDRGSGAGDQQWQLDPRLPASWPSLTYRLTLHGTRVRVVVRADELELFVEEGTGPVTLSVRGTLVKVAPGDPVVVPLEHQGPRLDGEPPYPAGIQRADGTVISAIVPSGE from the coding sequence ATGAACGCACCCGAAGGCCCGTCCCACAAGGCGCCCCCGGCCGGCGACCCGCTCGACCGCAGCCGGTTCCCCGTCGACGAGTGGCGCCTGGTCGAGACCCGCTTCGACGGCTCAGACCTCGGCACCACCGAGTCGCTGTTCACCGTCGGCAACGGCTACCTCGGCCTGCGCGGCAACTACTCCGAGAGCCGCGACGCCCACCTCGACGGCACCTTCATCAACGGCTTCCACGAGACCTGGCCGATCTCCCACGCCGAGGAGGCCTACGGCTTCGCGCGGATCGGGCAGACCATCGTCAACGTGCCGGACCCGAAGGTGATCCGGCTCTACGTCGACGACGAGCCGCTGCAGGTCTCGGTCGCCGACCTGCTCGAGTACGAGCGTGCCCTCGACTTCCGCACCGGCGTGCTCACCCGCGACCTGCTCTGGCGTACGCCGGGCGGCAAGCGGGTGCGGGTCCGCAGCACCCGGATGGTGCCGCTGGAGCAGCGCCATCTCGCCGTGCTGACCTTCGAGGTCACCCTCCTCGACCAGCGGGCCTCGCTGGCGATCTCCTCCCAGCTGGTCAACCGGCAGGACGAGCAGCGCGAGACGGCGCCGATCGACCAGAGTGGCGGCGGGACCGCGGATCCCCGACGGGCCGAGGACTTCGACCGCCGGGTGCTCGACCCGCGGATCCACGAGGCCGACCCCGAGACCGGGCGGCTCAAGCTCGGCTACCGCACGATGCAGAGCGGGATGACCCTCGGCGTGGTCGCGGACCACGTGCTGGAGACCGACGCGCCGTACTCCCTCGACGTGCACGCCGAGGACGACCTCGCCAAGGCGATCTACCGGATCGCGGCCGAGCCGGGCGTCCCCGTGCGGCTGACCAAGCTGGTGTCCTTCCACACCGCGGCGACGGTGCCGCCGCGCGAGCTGATCGACCGCTGCGAGCGGACCCTGGCCCGCACCCGCGAGGAGGGGGTGGCGCACCAGTTCGAGGCACAGCGGGCGTGGCTGGACGCGTTCTGGGCCCGCGCGGACGTCGCGATCCCGGACCAGCCCGCGCTGCAGCAGGCGATCCGGTGGAACCTCTTCTCGATCCTGCAGGCCTCCGCCCGCGCGGAGGGCCAGGGCATCGCGGCCAAGGGGGTGAGCGGGTCCGGCTACGGCGGCCACTACTTCTGGGACACCGAGATCTACGTGATGCCGTTCCTCACCTACACCATGCCGTGGGCGGCCCGGAACGCCCTGCGCTTCCGCTACAACCTGCTCGACAGCGCCCGCTCCCGGGCCCGCGAGCTGTCCCAGAAGGGTGCGCTCTTCCCCTGGCGCACGATCAGCGGGCAGGAGGCGTCGGCGTACTACGCGGCCGGCACCGCGCAGTACCACATCGACGCCGACATCGCCTACGCCCTGAGCCAGTACGTCGGCGCCACCGGCGACGACGAGTTCCTGGCCCGCGAGGCGGTCGACATCTTCGTCGAGACCGCGCGGCTGTGGGCCGATCTCGGCTTCTGGCGCGACGAGAGCCGCCGCACCTTCCACATCCACGGCGTCACCGGGCCCGACGAGTACACCACCGTGGTCAACGACAACCTCTACACGAACGTGCTCGCGCGCTTCAACCTGCGCCGCGCCGCCCGCGCCGTGTGGGAGCTGCAGCGCGACGACCCGGCGGCGTACGACGACCTGGTGCGCCGCACCGGGCTCACCACCGACGAGCCGGACGAGTGGGCGCAGTGCGCCGACGGGATGTCCATCCCGTTCGACTCCTTCCTCGGCATCCACCCGCAGGACGCGCACTTCCTGGAGCGCGAGATGTGGGACCTGGAGAACACCCCGCTCGACAAGCGGCCACTGCTGCTCCACTACCACCCGCTGGTGATCTACCGCTTCCAGGTGCTCAAGCAGGCCGACGTGGTGCTCGCGCTCTACCTCCAGGGCGAGGACTTCACGGCCGAGCAGAAGCAGGCCGACTTCGAGTACTACGACCCGATCACCACCGGCGACTCCACGCTGTCCGCGGTCGTGCAGTCGATCGTGGCCGCCGAGGTCGGCTACCACTCCCTCGCACTGCGCTACTTCCACTCGGCTCTCTTCGTCGACCTCGCCGACCGCCACAACAACACCGCCGACGGCGTCCACGTCGCCTCCACCGGTGGGGTGTGGAGCGCCCTCGTCGGCGGCTTCGGCGGGTTCCGGGACCGCGGCTCCGGCGCCGGGGACCAGCAGTGGCAGCTCGACCCCCGGCTGCCGGCGTCGTGGCCGTCGCTCACCTACCGGCTGACGCTCCACGGGACCCGGGTGCGGGTCGTGGTCCGCGCCGACGAGCTGGAGCTGTTCGTCGAGGAGGGGACCGGTCCGGTCACGCTGTCGGTGCGGGGCACCCTGGTCAAGGTCGCCCCGGGCGACCCGGTCGTGGTCCCGCTCGAGCACCAGGGGCCGCGGCTGGACGGCGAGCCGCCGTACCCCGCCGGGATCCAGCGGGCTGATGGGACGGTGATCTCGGCGATCGTGCCGAGCGGGGAGTGA
- a CDS encoding HAD family hydrolase codes for MPRTVVDWDAWDAVLFDLDGVVTPTAEVHMHAWSAMFSSFLTARSAADGVAYPAYTEQDYFAYVDGKPRYDGVRSFLASRGITLPEGTPEDPPTADTVAGLGNRKNEAFNQILASDGVTPYPGSVRLIADLRRRGIPLAVVSSSRNAPAVLEAAGLSGEFDFVMHGGLAAELGLPGKPAPDTFSHAAQVLGATDARSVVLEDAINGVAAGHAGGFGLVIGVDRGAGEDALRAAGATVVVPDLADLVAEEQP; via the coding sequence GTGCCTCGGACAGTAGTGGACTGGGATGCCTGGGATGCGGTGCTCTTCGACCTCGACGGGGTGGTCACCCCGACGGCCGAGGTGCACATGCACGCGTGGTCGGCGATGTTCTCCTCCTTCCTGACCGCGCGCTCGGCGGCGGACGGCGTCGCCTACCCGGCGTACACCGAGCAGGACTACTTCGCCTACGTCGACGGGAAGCCCCGCTACGACGGGGTCCGCTCCTTCCTCGCCTCCCGCGGGATCACCCTGCCGGAGGGCACGCCGGAGGACCCGCCGACGGCGGACACGGTGGCTGGCCTCGGCAACCGCAAGAACGAGGCGTTCAACCAGATCCTGGCCTCGGACGGGGTCACGCCCTACCCCGGCTCGGTGCGGCTGATCGCGGACCTGCGCCGGCGCGGGATCCCGCTGGCCGTGGTGTCGTCCTCGCGCAACGCACCGGCAGTGCTGGAGGCAGCCGGGCTGTCCGGGGAGTTCGACTTCGTGATGCACGGCGGACTGGCCGCCGAGCTGGGCCTGCCCGGCAAGCCCGCACCGGACACCTTCTCCCACGCGGCCCAGGTGCTGGGTGCGACCGACGCCCGCTCGGTCGTGCTCGAGGACGCCATCAACGGGGTCGCCGCGGGCCACGCCGGCGGCTTCGGGCTGGTCATCGGCGTGGACCGCGGCGCGGGCGAGGACGCCCTGCGCGCGGCCGGAGCCACCGTCGTCGTCCCCGATCTCGCCGACCTGGTCGCGGAGGAGCAGCCATGA